The Caldanaerobius fijiensis DSM 17918 genome includes a region encoding these proteins:
- a CDS encoding ribosomal-processing cysteine protease Prp: MIEVVINRNCDGKILDFKVTGHAGYGEYGKDIVCAAVSAVVQTALLGVKELTRAHVEKSVAEGKIVFKIIEVSFEDRVKMDSILETMVLGLKDIAEGYGKYLKVEDRRC; the protein is encoded by the coding sequence ATGATAGAGGTTGTTATAAATAGAAATTGCGATGGAAAGATATTAGATTTTAAGGTTACAGGACATGCTGGATATGGTGAATATGGAAAGGATATAGTTTGCGCAGCTGTTTCCGCTGTTGTGCAAACAGCACTATTGGGTGTAAAAGAACTTACGAGGGCACACGTTGAGAAATCTGTAGCTGAGGGAAAAATTGTTTTTAAGATAATAGAGGTTTCGTTTGAAGATAGGGTGAAGATGGACAGTATACTGGAGACTATGGTACTTGGCCTTAAAGATATTGCTGAAGGGTACGGTAAATACTTAAAGGTTGAGGATAGGAGGTGTTAG
- a CDS encoding ABC transporter substrate-binding protein, with amino-acid sequence MLFKRSRFMSIVLILIVVLSFTFSGCGSKTKSTSINNNSTKTSQVSDDENSPKVNKQKIFREGQCGWPKPPLYQGNPFASGGIGWPASAAIMEGLYQFVRTSDKIYPRLAESMPIHEGNKSIVKIRKGVTWNDGKPFTSKDIWAYYTLNNGEFITKMLKAIETPDDYTVVFVWNDPQPIDKIKNLLIAQPSQGTIPYHIYGKYVDKAAELLKKGKPATSLDKRGPFGIDLVDDKQLNDELTKNWQAFIKENPKLPIGTGPYKVEKVTASDMILVKRPDYWNAKNVKFDKIICKQVPDLSGQYAMLRGGLFDRYDGTQPKDILESILAANKDLIHYKMPNYSDRGFVYNIQKPPFNDVRFRRALTYVFDKSKIREVGNYYGIESTGYSIMGMPLQFVEWFVPQDIKDKMTKFRYDPAEAEKELKAIGWSKGSDGIWRDKNGKMHEFVIGANNGNFSIVTSAEVSAEQLTKFGFPTKVKSADSSIFYAAAQDKHEYDMSADTLDVSWAFNVPWWPLSNFYWGYESKAGNFPRIQSGPQAGKLNMVYPGPDGKMVDIDKMLKQMLYMSEEDMNRAAGVLTWIANENAFGLDWFQNTTGTWFNMKTVKMKGGWPMADQIQKYNRDMPIPTDQKDLDRIIETNIGFGGFELFVNGELMPN; translated from the coding sequence ATGCTATTTAAAAGGTCTAGATTCATGTCTATTGTACTTATTTTAATTGTTGTGTTAAGTTTTACGTTCTCAGGCTGTGGAAGTAAAACAAAAAGCACAAGTATAAACAACAATTCAACAAAAACTTCTCAGGTATCAGACGATGAGAATAGTCCAAAAGTGAATAAGCAGAAAATATTCCGAGAAGGTCAATGTGGTTGGCCAAAACCGCCGTTATATCAAGGGAATCCTTTTGCTTCTGGAGGAATTGGTTGGCCTGCCAGTGCAGCTATTATGGAAGGTTTGTATCAATTTGTAAGGACTTCTGATAAGATTTATCCTAGGTTAGCAGAGAGTATGCCTATCCACGAAGGAAATAAGAGTATAGTAAAAATAAGAAAAGGTGTAACTTGGAACGATGGAAAACCTTTTACAAGCAAAGATATATGGGCATATTATACGCTTAACAATGGAGAATTTATAACCAAAATGTTAAAAGCTATAGAGACACCTGATGATTATACGGTTGTATTTGTCTGGAACGACCCTCAACCGATTGATAAAATAAAAAATCTTTTGATTGCTCAGCCGTCTCAAGGTACGATACCATATCACATATATGGAAAATACGTAGATAAGGCCGCGGAGCTTTTGAAAAAAGGCAAGCCTGCGACAAGCCTGGATAAAAGAGGACCTTTCGGAATTGATCTAGTTGACGATAAACAGTTAAATGATGAGCTTACAAAGAATTGGCAGGCATTTATTAAAGAAAATCCTAAATTACCTATTGGTACGGGTCCATATAAGGTGGAAAAAGTAACTGCATCTGATATGATACTGGTTAAAAGACCGGATTACTGGAATGCAAAGAATGTAAAATTTGATAAGATCATATGCAAGCAGGTCCCTGATTTATCTGGACAATATGCTATGTTAAGGGGTGGACTCTTCGACAGGTATGATGGTACTCAGCCAAAAGATATACTGGAATCGATCTTAGCGGCTAATAAAGATTTAATACATTACAAGATGCCAAACTATTCTGACAGAGGATTTGTTTATAATATTCAAAAACCTCCATTTAACGATGTGAGATTTAGAAGAGCCTTGACGTATGTATTTGATAAGTCAAAGATAAGGGAAGTGGGCAATTATTATGGTATTGAGTCTACAGGTTATTCGATAATGGGTATGCCTCTTCAGTTTGTAGAATGGTTTGTGCCCCAGGATATAAAGGATAAGATGACAAAATTCCGTTATGATCCGGCGGAAGCTGAAAAAGAATTAAAGGCTATCGGTTGGTCAAAAGGAAGCGATGGTATCTGGCGAGATAAAAATGGCAAAATGCATGAGTTCGTAATAGGTGCTAATAATGGTAACTTTTCTATAGTTACATCTGCTGAAGTAAGTGCTGAACAGCTTACGAAATTCGGATTTCCGACTAAAGTAAAGTCAGCCGACTCCTCCATATTTTACGCAGCGGCTCAGGATAAGCATGAATATGACATGTCTGCAGATACGCTAGATGTTTCGTGGGCATTTAATGTACCATGGTGGCCTCTTTCCAATTTTTATTGGGGATATGAGAGCAAAGCTGGTAATTTCCCCAGAATACAGAGCGGCCCACAAGCTGGTAAACTCAATATGGTTTATCCCGGCCCTGATGGTAAAATGGTAGATATAGATAAAATGCTCAAACAAATGCTGTATATGAGTGAAGAAGACATGAATAGAGCTGCCGGCGTATTAACATGGATTGCTAATGAAAATGCTTTTGGACTGGACTGGTTCCAGAATACAACAGGTACATGGTTTAACATGAAGACGGTTAAGATGAAGGGTGGCTGGCCTATGGCAGATCAAATTCAAAAATATAATAGAGATATGCCTATTCCTACGGATCAAAAAGATTTGGATAGGATTATCGAAACAAATATAGGTTTTGGTGGGTTTGAGCTGTTTGTCAATGGAGAATTGATGCCCAATTAA
- the rplU gene encoding 50S ribosomal protein L21, producing MYAIIQTGGKQYRVQEGDVLEVEKLNAEPNDVVEFNEVLAVSKDDNLQIGSPYVEGAKVQARVLEHGKGKKIIVFKYKPKKNYRRKKGHRQLFTRIEIQKILV from the coding sequence ATGTACGCAATTATTCAAACCGGTGGGAAGCAGTACAGAGTCCAGGAAGGCGATGTATTAGAGGTTGAAAAGCTAAACGCTGAACCCAATGATGTGGTTGAGTTTAATGAAGTCTTAGCTGTGTCAAAGGATGACAATTTACAAATTGGCAGTCCGTATGTGGAAGGCGCTAAGGTGCAAGCCAGAGTGCTGGAACACGGTAAGGGCAAAAAAATAATCGTGTTTAAATACAAACCTAAAAAGAATTATCGCAGAAAAAAAGGGCACAGACAGCTTTTTACGAGAATTGAAATTCAGAAAATACTTGTCTAA
- a CDS encoding MATE family efflux transporter, which translates to MLIRKDVLNLTIPIITEQTFVMSMGVINTIMASRLGKEAVSAIGMVDSINNIFIAFFSALAVGGTVVVAQYIGQGNVKYANESAKQAIYSGTLLSLIITTVMWIFRRYMITLLFGSAELSVINNANIYMTITLLTYPLISLQLIASGVLRGAGDTKTPMKITIIMNIINVILSYLLIYGLRINLLFLHMFFVGLGVRGAALGIASARIVGTVAIMLVLIRGSKIIKLTQMQRFKLNTILLKSIFNIGIPASIESLLFNGGKLITQIYIVDMGTISIAANYIAGSVAGLLNIPGSALSIAATTIVGQDMGKGNSDEAKDSMWYLTKLSTLCLTILGAFSFPLAKMLVSLYTQNNDIIILAATLLKWNAVWLPVWSLAFVLPAGLKGAGDAKYTMVTSIIGMWVFRITLGYILGIPLKMGVVGVWLGMFIDWLIRGILYYIRLQNGKWKEHTVIQKLSY; encoded by the coding sequence ATGTTAATTCGAAAAGATGTTTTAAATCTAACTATACCCATTATCACTGAACAAACATTTGTAATGTCTATGGGTGTTATAAATACCATTATGGCTAGTCGTCTGGGAAAAGAAGCTGTCTCAGCAATAGGAATGGTTGATTCTATAAATAACATATTTATCGCATTTTTCTCTGCATTAGCAGTAGGTGGTACAGTAGTAGTAGCACAATACATAGGTCAAGGTAACGTGAAATATGCCAATGAATCGGCAAAGCAGGCTATTTATTCAGGGACGTTATTATCTTTAATAATTACAACAGTAATGTGGATTTTCCGTCGATATATGATTACATTGCTATTTGGTTCAGCAGAACTAAGTGTTATAAATAATGCCAACATATATATGACCATAACCCTGTTGACATATCCGCTCATTTCATTACAACTTATAGCTAGTGGTGTGCTTAGAGGTGCTGGTGACACTAAAACTCCTATGAAGATTACAATTATAATGAATATAATTAACGTGATCTTAAGCTATCTGTTAATTTATGGTTTACGAATTAATCTCTTGTTCTTACATATGTTTTTCGTTGGTCTGGGAGTCAGGGGCGCAGCGTTGGGAATTGCCAGTGCTAGGATCGTCGGGACAGTTGCAATAATGTTAGTTTTAATAAGGGGTTCAAAAATTATTAAACTGACTCAGATGCAAAGATTTAAATTAAATACTATACTCCTTAAATCAATATTTAATATAGGCATTCCTGCCAGTATAGAATCATTGCTCTTTAATGGGGGCAAATTAATAACACAGATTTATATAGTAGATATGGGCACTATATCTATTGCAGCAAACTACATAGCCGGTTCTGTGGCTGGTTTGTTAAACATACCAGGATCAGCATTGAGCATAGCTGCAACTACCATTGTTGGTCAGGATATGGGCAAAGGAAATAGCGATGAGGCAAAAGATTCTATGTGGTATTTGACGAAACTATCAACTTTATGTCTTACGATATTGGGCGCATTTTCGTTTCCGCTTGCCAAAATGCTGGTATCTTTATATACTCAAAACAATGATATAATAATTCTTGCTGCAACTCTGCTTAAGTGGAATGCAGTATGGCTACCTGTATGGTCGTTGGCTTTTGTTTTACCTGCAGGTTTAAAAGGTGCTGGCGATGCGAAATATACAATGGTTACTTCTATTATAGGTATGTGGGTTTTCAGAATCACATTGGGCTACATATTAGGAATACCGTTAAAAATGGGTGTAGTTGGAGTATGGTTGGGTATGTTCATTGATTGGCTTATCCGCGGGATTTTATATTATATACGCTTACAAAATGGTAAGTGGAAAGAACATACCGTGATTCAAAAACTTTCGTATTGA
- a CDS encoding ABC transporter ATP-binding protein: protein MEAIIVEKLTKVFKTKIKREGFKGSIRSILKPEFKEINAVNELSFTVNEGEIIAFIGPNGAGKSTTIKMMTGILNPTSGSISVLGLNPITQRSQLSYRIGTVFGQKSQLWFHLPPIDTFKLLGSIYEIDSKKLNQRISYLSEVFELRDLMNIPVRKLSLGQRIRCEIAASLLHKPDIIFLDEPTIGLDVVAKQKIRELIRLMNKEEKTTVFLTSHDIGDIEQVCKRVIIINNGSIVLDESVKNLKHNYFSKKIVGIRYYDKPQYDFKNFHVVKDSGQSLKIEIDTAITSIDYAVSQLMKAGKVADITIEDIPLEEVISMIYRQSDKGDDAYESVQKILGSI, encoded by the coding sequence ATGGAAGCTATAATAGTTGAAAAACTCACAAAAGTATTTAAAACAAAAATAAAAAGAGAGGGTTTTAAGGGAAGCATCAGGTCCATTCTTAAACCTGAATTCAAGGAGATCAATGCCGTCAATGAACTCAGCTTTACTGTAAACGAGGGAGAAATTATTGCGTTTATTGGACCAAATGGAGCAGGAAAATCCACCACCATAAAAATGATGACAGGTATCCTGAACCCCACCAGCGGTAGTATCAGTGTTCTTGGTTTGAACCCTATTACTCAGAGAAGTCAATTGAGCTACAGGATAGGCACGGTATTTGGCCAGAAATCACAGCTGTGGTTCCACTTACCTCCCATAGATACTTTTAAACTCCTGGGCAGTATATACGAAATAGACAGCAAAAAGTTAAACCAGCGCATTTCATATCTTTCAGAAGTCTTTGAACTTAGGGACCTCATGAATATACCCGTGAGGAAATTATCTCTTGGGCAAAGGATAAGATGTGAAATAGCGGCCTCTCTTCTGCACAAACCTGATATTATTTTTCTCGATGAGCCTACAATAGGACTTGATGTGGTAGCAAAGCAAAAAATAAGGGAACTCATCAGACTTATGAACAAAGAGGAAAAAACCACAGTATTCTTAACTTCCCACGATATAGGTGACATCGAACAGGTATGCAAGAGAGTTATTATAATCAACAACGGGAGTATCGTACTGGATGAATCAGTAAAAAACCTCAAACACAATTATTTCAGTAAAAAAATTGTTGGTATACGATATTATGATAAGCCACAGTATGATTTTAAAAACTTCCACGTGGTTAAAGACTCGGGGCAATCACTTAAGATTGAAATAGATACAGCCATCACATCTATAGATTATGCAGTCTCACAGCTAATGAAGGCAGGTAAAGTAGCTGATATAACCATTGAAGATATACCTCTGGAAGAGGTCATATCAATGATATACAGACAATCGGATAAAGGAGATGATGCTTATGAATCGGTTCAAAAAATACTGGGTAGTATTTAG
- a CDS encoding Spo0B domain-containing protein has protein sequence MDDEEMIRIYRQQRHDFLNYIQIILGYLQIDQKDRAIDYIHKIIDEINEERSIFLLNTQSIIRLLKLKYELKRRGINLSIKIDDIVEDIDVDAVSIKAIEDYSPDVQLHIKQGKNGIEYILSRKEGD, from the coding sequence TTGGATGATGAAGAAATGATACGCATATACAGGCAGCAGCGGCATGATTTTTTGAATTATATACAGATAATATTGGGATACCTGCAGATAGATCAAAAGGATAGAGCAATTGATTATATACATAAAATTATAGATGAAATAAATGAAGAAAGGAGTATTTTTCTATTAAATACGCAGTCTATTATAAGGCTTTTGAAGCTGAAATACGAACTAAAAAGACGTGGCATAAATTTATCTATAAAGATTGATGATATTGTTGAGGATATAGATGTTGACGCAGTTTCTATAAAAGCTATAGAGGATTATAGTCCAGACGTGCAATTACATATAAAACAAGGTAAAAATGGTATAGAGTATATTTTGAGCAGGAAAGAAGGTGATTAA
- a CDS encoding PfkB family carbohydrate kinase encodes MPDIISIGEILIDFVSMESGVTLAQSPGFLKAAGGAPANVAVAVSKLGVKSGFIGTAGNDPFGRFLKDTLNSYGVDTCHMDLTDEARTTLAFVSLTADGDRDFVFYRHPGADMMLRKEKISEDYIKSAHIFHFGSISLIDEPARTATLYAIDIAKKHGLIISYDPNLRLNLWPDEETARKTILSTLNLPDILKVSEVELEFLTGIRDIDSGLKALKDKTSASLILVTRGIEGVDYVYRGERGHVETFKDVKAIDATGAGDAFVAGVLYGIHERINEFKDGHMTSKALQDILRIANACGTITVTKKGAIPALPTIDEVKRFLSERLER; translated from the coding sequence ATGCCTGACATTATTTCAATAGGTGAGATATTGATAGACTTTGTTTCAATGGAATCGGGCGTCACGCTGGCTCAATCTCCGGGCTTTTTAAAAGCTGCTGGAGGGGCTCCTGCCAATGTGGCTGTAGCAGTTTCAAAATTAGGAGTGAAATCCGGCTTTATTGGCACGGCAGGAAATGATCCTTTTGGCCGTTTTTTAAAAGATACGTTAAACAGCTACGGTGTTGATACTTGTCATATGGATTTGACGGATGAGGCCAGGACTACGCTGGCATTTGTTTCACTGACAGCGGACGGAGATAGAGATTTTGTCTTTTACAGGCATCCGGGAGCCGATATGATGTTGAGAAAAGAAAAGATTTCTGAAGATTACATAAAATCTGCCCATATATTTCACTTTGGATCCATTTCTTTGATTGATGAACCAGCCAGAACAGCTACTCTTTACGCCATTGATATAGCCAAAAAACATGGTCTTATTATTAGCTATGATCCTAATTTGAGGCTTAATTTATGGCCTGATGAGGAAACGGCAAGAAAGACTATATTGTCGACGTTGAACCTACCTGATATTCTCAAAGTGAGTGAAGTGGAATTGGAGTTTTTGACGGGTATAAGGGATATAGATAGCGGCTTGAAAGCCTTGAAAGATAAAACTTCTGCGTCCCTTATTCTGGTAACGCGAGGTATAGAAGGCGTTGATTATGTATACAGGGGAGAGAGAGGACATGTAGAGACATTCAAGGATGTAAAGGCCATTGATGCCACTGGAGCAGGGGATGCGTTTGTAGCAGGTGTGCTGTACGGCATACATGAGCGCATAAATGAATTTAAGGATGGACATATGACATCTAAAGCTTTACAGGATATTTTGAGAATCGCTAATGCCTGTGGTACTATCACGGTAACTAAAAAAGGTGCAATACCAGCGTTGCCGACAATTGATGAAGTGAAAAGATTTTTATCAGAAAGATTAGAAAGGTGA
- the rpmA gene encoding 50S ribosomal protein L27 yields MNLQLFAHKKGVGSSRNGRDSESKRLGVKRADGQFVKAGNILVRQRGTKIHPGNNVGMGKDHTLFALVDGIVSFERKGRDKKQVSVYPQVATVEG; encoded by the coding sequence ATGAATCTTCAGCTTTTTGCCCATAAAAAAGGTGTTGGAAGCTCTCGAAACGGAAGAGATAGCGAGTCTAAAAGGCTTGGCGTCAAGAGAGCAGATGGTCAATTTGTCAAGGCGGGTAACATACTGGTAAGACAGAGAGGTACAAAAATACATCCGGGTAACAATGTCGGAATGGGTAAAGATCACACTCTTTTTGCATTGGTAGACGGCATTGTGTCTTTTGAAAGAAAAGGTAGAGATAAAAAACAGGTAAGTGTTTATCCCCAGGTTGCGACGGTTGAAGGTTAA
- the obgE gene encoding GTPase ObgE has protein sequence MFVDVAEIFVKGGNGGNGVISFRREKYVPMGGPDGGDGGKGGDVILEVDPGLRTLMDFRYKRKYVAQNGEHGKGKNMTGKNGEDLIVKVPPGTIIKDAETGEVLADLVAEGQRAIVAKGGRGGRGNARFASATMKAPRFAESGQPGEEHRLILELKLLADVGLLGFPNVGKSTILSVVTAARPKIADYPFTTLTPNLGVVDRGEDSFVIADIPGLIEGAHEGVGLGHEFLRHIERTKVLVHVLDVSGLSGRDPVEDFDKVNEELALYSQKLMEKKQIIAANKLDVTGADKVYERVKRELGLRGYEVYGISAATGMGINKLMDKVVEVLKEEIKTEHKEDAPIVNQVIEVVYKKKERPEYEIHRDEEGRYVIEGAFVDRVMSRVNTQDIDSIRYLQASLQRKGIMDELLNMGIKDGDIVKIKEYEFEYRA, from the coding sequence ATGTTTGTAGATGTGGCGGAGATATTTGTTAAAGGTGGCAATGGGGGCAATGGAGTCATTTCTTTTCGAAGAGAGAAGTATGTTCCCATGGGTGGACCTGATGGAGGCGATGGGGGAAAAGGTGGTGATGTGATATTAGAAGTGGATCCGGGTTTAAGGACGTTGATGGATTTCAGATATAAAAGGAAATATGTAGCACAGAATGGTGAGCATGGTAAAGGCAAAAATATGACCGGGAAAAACGGAGAGGACCTGATAGTTAAAGTACCGCCAGGCACAATTATAAAAGATGCAGAGACAGGTGAAGTGCTGGCAGATTTGGTGGCAGAAGGTCAAAGGGCTATAGTTGCCAAAGGTGGCCGTGGAGGAAGAGGAAATGCCCGCTTTGCCAGTGCTACAATGAAAGCACCAAGATTTGCTGAAAGTGGACAACCCGGTGAGGAGCATAGGCTTATATTGGAATTAAAATTGCTGGCTGATGTAGGTCTTTTAGGATTTCCCAATGTAGGTAAATCTACTATTTTGTCTGTTGTGACGGCAGCACGGCCGAAGATTGCAGATTATCCCTTTACTACATTGACGCCGAATCTGGGCGTTGTAGATAGGGGCGAGGATAGCTTTGTTATCGCAGATATACCAGGGCTTATAGAAGGGGCTCATGAAGGAGTAGGATTAGGGCATGAATTTCTAAGGCATATAGAGAGAACAAAGGTATTAGTGCATGTGCTTGATGTATCGGGCTTAAGCGGTCGGGATCCTGTTGAAGATTTTGATAAGGTAAATGAAGAACTGGCTTTATATAGCCAAAAGCTAATGGAAAAGAAGCAGATAATAGCCGCCAATAAACTTGACGTAACAGGAGCTGATAAGGTTTATGAAAGGGTAAAGCGGGAGCTTGGCCTGAGGGGTTACGAGGTATATGGTATATCGGCGGCTACAGGCATGGGGATAAATAAACTGATGGATAAAGTTGTTGAAGTTTTAAAAGAAGAAATCAAAACTGAGCACAAGGAAGATGCCCCGATTGTAAATCAGGTCATAGAAGTAGTATATAAAAAGAAGGAGCGCCCCGAATACGAAATTCACAGAGACGAAGAGGGGAGATATGTCATAGAAGGAGCTTTTGTTGATAGGGTGATGTCCAGGGTAAATACTCAGGATATTGATTCTATAAGGTATTTACAGGCTTCTCTGCAACGGAAAGGTATTATGGATGAATTATTAAATATGGGTATAAAAGACGGCGATATTGTAAAGATAAAAGAATACGAGTTTGAATATAGAGCGTAA
- a CDS encoding ATP-binding protein — MLRVHRREALKEMLDKLKKLIIYRGVANQPLVKHATGILYELLKENPSIDVIYSLYGNFYSEIMEYAIQNRVSRNIWSKILTEYIAYDENVFSLASEIYGISAIGDPLARAVSQEINVLRSLSRIDIVRIAKELADIDLPAHEGCFEELPKQRSSVNKMLALAKLWDLEDEGKIVEYLSDYYRLNGCGIFGKYTAFRWIAEGVRGHLEGISNVDPVTFDDLIGYEEERKIIIDNTKAFLKGLPASNVLLYGERGTGKSSTVKALLNEFSSQGLRMVEVSLNDVMYLSDIINYVKNRGLKFILFFDDLSFDETEMRYKEFKSILEGGIEILPPNVIIYATSNRRHIVKELTSDNELNNRDTKEEKLSLADRFGITVTFTTPDQKKYLDIVRGLAQRYCIDMDWNILREEALRWAMWHNGRSPRSARQFIDYMRYKLAQ; from the coding sequence ATGCTCAGAGTGCATAGGCGTGAGGCATTAAAAGAGATGCTGGATAAATTAAAAAAATTAATCATATATAGAGGAGTTGCTAATCAACCTTTAGTTAAACATGCAACAGGTATTTTATATGAGCTTTTAAAAGAAAATCCTTCCATCGATGTTATTTATTCTCTCTATGGCAATTTCTATAGTGAAATTATGGAATATGCCATACAAAATCGCGTATCGCGAAACATCTGGAGCAAAATTTTGACGGAATATATAGCTTATGATGAAAATGTGTTTAGCCTCGCATCAGAAATATATGGCATTAGTGCTATAGGTGATCCTCTTGCCAGGGCTGTTTCACAGGAAATCAATGTGTTGCGGTCTTTAAGCCGTATAGATATTGTACGTATCGCAAAAGAATTAGCCGATATAGATCTTCCAGCTCATGAAGGGTGCTTTGAGGAGTTGCCAAAGCAGCGATCTTCGGTAAATAAAATGCTGGCTTTAGCGAAGTTATGGGATTTAGAAGATGAAGGTAAAATCGTTGAATATCTGTCTGATTATTACCGCTTAAATGGATGCGGGATTTTTGGTAAATACACAGCTTTTCGCTGGATTGCAGAAGGTGTCAGAGGACACTTAGAAGGGATTAGCAATGTAGATCCTGTAACCTTTGATGACTTAATAGGATATGAAGAAGAACGAAAGATAATCATCGATAACACCAAAGCCTTCCTTAAAGGTTTGCCCGCCAGCAATGTGCTTTTGTACGGGGAAAGAGGCACAGGTAAATCTTCCACAGTTAAGGCCTTGCTCAATGAATTTAGCAGCCAGGGATTGAGAATGGTAGAGGTAAGCCTGAACGATGTGATGTATTTATCTGATATAATTAACTATGTTAAAAATCGCGGGCTTAAATTTATATTATTTTTTGATGACTTATCTTTTGATGAGACAGAAATGAGATATAAGGAATTTAAATCTATATTGGAAGGCGGCATTGAAATCTTGCCACCTAATGTAATAATATATGCGACATCCAATAGGAGGCATATTGTAAAAGAACTTACCTCGGATAATGAGCTGAATAATAGGGATACAAAGGAGGAAAAATTATCACTGGCTGATAGATTTGGCATAACCGTTACGTTTACGACTCCTGATCAGAAAAAATATCTTGATATTGTACGGGGTCTCGCCCAACGGTATTGCATAGATATGGATTGGAATA
- a CDS encoding ABC transporter permease has product MLTEVKSHLKLIARYFLLNLSSAMEYRVSFILQVLGMALNNSAFLVFWWLLFEKVGNVGGYGLKEVLLLWGLASSSYGMAHIVFGNIRNITNIIVNGELDIYLLQPKNVLVNLLVSNTMVSAWGDLTYGYILFFISQGFNIKAFLLFTLFCITGALLHTGLMVVAHSFSFYLGNAGFLAETIKEFIVSFTIYPEGIFKGLTLFILYTIIPAAFITYIPVNIIKTFSTEKILILLAFVLLYTTIAFIIFEKGLKKYESGNLINTRM; this is encoded by the coding sequence ATGTTAACGGAGGTTAAAAGCCATTTAAAGTTAATTGCTAGGTATTTCCTGTTGAACCTTTCCAGTGCCATGGAATACAGGGTAAGTTTTATACTGCAGGTTCTGGGTATGGCTTTAAACAACAGTGCCTTCCTGGTTTTCTGGTGGCTGCTTTTTGAAAAAGTAGGCAATGTGGGAGGATATGGACTAAAGGAGGTTTTACTCCTCTGGGGTTTGGCCTCATCTTCTTACGGTATGGCCCATATAGTATTTGGCAATATAAGAAACATAACAAATATAATAGTAAATGGGGAACTGGATATATATTTGTTACAGCCTAAAAACGTTCTGGTAAATCTCCTGGTTTCAAACACCATGGTATCAGCATGGGGCGATTTAACATACGGTTATATACTCTTTTTCATATCGCAGGGGTTTAATATAAAGGCCTTTCTGTTATTTACTTTATTTTGTATCACAGGGGCTCTGTTACACACAGGGCTGATGGTCGTAGCCCATTCTTTTTCGTTTTACTTGGGTAATGCTGGGTTTTTGGCTGAAACCATAAAAGAATTTATAGTCAGTTTTACTATTTATCCTGAGGGAATTTTTAAGGGCCTCACTTTATTTATACTGTATACAATAATACCGGCAGCGTTTATCACATATATCCCCGTCAACATAATAAAGACATTTTCAACAGAAAAAATTTTGATCCTTCTGGCGTTTGTCCTACTTTATACAACCATAGCTTTTATCATCTTTGAAAAGGGGCTAAAGAAGTACGAATCCGGCAACCTTATAAACACCAGGATGTAA